A portion of the Limanda limanda chromosome 3, fLimLim1.1, whole genome shotgun sequence genome contains these proteins:
- the LOC132998938 gene encoding globoside alpha-1,3-N-acetylgalactosaminyltransferase 1-like produces the protein MPGDAPGRTDVQTMTSWSVPVVWEGTFDPVLLDSLYQAKNLTIAATVFAVGKYIRFLKKFLETMEQHFFTGFNVHVFVFTDQPNEVPKVKMASGRQRTVKTVPTLNRWQDISASRMLLVLTLIEEELRDYADFIFCLDVDSEFHGRWGTESLGDLVGVLHPGYYKSDRSGFPYERRPISKAYMAPEEGDFYYCGGAFGGNLQEVERFCQTCSINFWDDRIKGIEAAWQEESHLNRYMWINKPSKVLSPEYLWQDFLARNPEIHLIRFSGIVKNYAEIRPNV, from the exons ATGCCAGGAGACGCCCCTGGTCGTACTGACGTGCAGACGATGACGTCCTGGTCGGTTCCAGTGGTTTGGGAGGGAACCTTCGACCCGGTTCTCCTCGACAGCCTCTACCAGGCGAAGAACCTCACCATCGCAGCCACTGTGTTCGCCGTGGGAAA GTACATTAGGTTCCTGAAAAAGTTTCTGGAGACCATGGAGCAGCACTTCTTCACTGGTTTCAATGTGCATGTGTTCGTCTTCACTGACCAGCCAAACGAGGTGCCCAAAGTCAAAATGGCCAGCGGAAGACAG CGGACAGTGAAAACAGTGCCCACCCTTAACCGTTGGCAGGATATCAGTGCTAGCAGGATGCTTCTGGTCCTGACCCTAATAGAGGAGGAGCTTCGTGACTACGCCGACTTCATCTTCTGTCTGGATGTGGACTCCGAATTCCACGGCCGATGGGGCACGGAGTCATTGGGAGATCTGGTCGGTGTGCTCCATCCAG GTTACTACAAAAGTGACCGCAGCGGATTCCCCTATGAGCGGCGGCCAATCTCCAAAGCCTACATGGCTCCTGAGGAAGGGGACTTCTACTACTGTGGGGGGGCATTTGGAGGCAACCTGCAGGAGGTAGAACGGTTTTGCCAAACCTGCTCCATCAACTTTTGGGATGATCGTATAAAAGGCATCGAGGCAGCCTGGCAGGAGGAGAGTCATCTTAACAG GTATATGTGGATCAATAAGCCCAGTAAGGTTCTGTCACCTGAGTACCTGTGGCAAGACTTTTTAGCCCGCAACCCTGAAATCCACCTCATCAGGTTCTCTGGAATTGTGAAGAACTACGCAGAGATCCGACCGAATGTCTGA
- the LOC132998828 gene encoding globoside alpha-1,3-N-acetylgalactosaminyltransferase 1-like, which translates to MKSAVRTNNAVVMFLDSVEKVNTVVANGIEVNDTFVSVLPLATPAVKVNRQPPVSPMPGDAPGRTDVQTMTSWSVPVVWEGTFDPVLLDSHYQAKNLTIAATVFAVGKYIRFLKKFLETMEQHFFTGFNVHVFVFTDQPNEVPKVKMASGRQRTVKTVPTLNRWQDISASRMLLVLTLIEEELRDYADFIFCLDVDSEFHGRWGTESLGDLVGVLHPGYYKSDRSGFPYERRPISKAYMAPEEGDFYYCGGAFGGNLQEVERFCQTCSINFWDDRIKGIEAAWQEESHLNRYMWINKPSKVLSPEYLWQDFLARNPEIHLIRFSGIVKNYAEIRPNV; encoded by the exons ATGAAGTCCGCTGTGAGGACGAACAACGCAGTTGTCATGTTTCTAGACAGCGTAGAGAAGGTGAACACGGTGGTGGCGAACGGGATTGAAGTGAACGATACGTTCGTATCTGTTCTGCCTCTCGCCACACCGGCGGTTAAAGTGAATCG GCAACCGCCGGtgtcgcctatgccaggagacGCCCCTGGTCGTACTGACGTGCAGACGATGACGTCCTGGTCGGTTCCAGTGGTTTGGGAGGGAACCTTCGACCCGGTTCTCCTCGACAGCCACTACCAAGCAAAGAACCTCACCATCGCAGCCACTGTGTTCGCCGTGGGAAa GTACATTAGGTTCCTGAAAAAGTTTCTGGAGACCATGGAGCAGCACTTCTTCACTGGTTTCAATGTGCATGTGTTCGTCTTCACTGACCAGCCAAACGAGGTGCCCAAAGTCAAAATGGCCAGCGGAAGACAG CGGACAGTGAAAACAGTGCCCACCCTTAACCGTTGGCAGGATATCAGTGCTAGCAGGATGCTTCTGGTCCTGACCCTAATAGAGGAGGAGCTTCGTGACTACGCCGACTTCATCTTCTGTCTGGATGTGGACTCCGAATTCCACGGCCGATGGGGCACGGAGTCATTGGGAGATCTGGTCGGTGTGCTCCATCCAG GTTACTACAAAAGTGACCGCAGCGGATTCCCCTATGAGCGGCGGCCAATCTCCAAAGCCTACATGGCTCCTGAGGAAGGGGACTTCTACTACTGTGGGGGGGCATTTGGAGGCAACCTGCAGGAGGTAGAACGGTTTTGCCAAACCTGCTCCATCAACTTTTGGGATGATCGTATAAAAGGCATCGAGGCAGCCTGGCAGGAGGAGAGTCATCTTAACAG GTATATGTGGATCAATAAGCCCAGTAAGGTTCTGTCACCTGAGTACCTGTGGCAAGACTTTTTAGCCCGCAACCCTGAAATCCACCTCATCAGGTTCTCTGGAATTGTGAAGAACTACGCAGAGATCCGACCGAATGTCTGA